Proteins encoded within one genomic window of Flavobacteriales bacterium:
- the recA gene encoding recombinase RecA, producing the protein MSDKEKDAKLKALQLTLDKMEKSYGKGTVMRLGDKPVENVEAIPSGSLGLDLALGVGGYPRGRVIEIYGPESSGKTTLAIHAIAQAQRQGGIAAFIDAEHAFDQVYAANLGVNIDDLLISQPDNGEQALEIADNLIRSGAIDILVVDSVAALTPKSEIEGEMGDTSVGLHARLMSKALRKLTGTISKTGCTCIFINQLREKIGVMFGNPETTTGGNALKFYSSIRLDVRRSTAIKDADGTIGNKTRVKVVKNKVAPPFKLVEFDIMYGLGISKSGEILDKSVDLEIVQKSGSWFSYEGEKLGQGRDAVKLVLQDNPELSEELENKIKDHINGNS; encoded by the coding sequence ATGAGCGATAAGGAAAAAGATGCGAAATTAAAGGCTTTACAGCTAACTCTTGACAAAATGGAGAAGTCTTACGGAAAAGGTACTGTAATGAGACTAGGAGATAAGCCAGTTGAAAATGTTGAGGCAATTCCATCAGGCTCTTTAGGTTTAGATTTAGCTTTAGGAGTAGGCGGTTACCCTAGAGGAAGAGTCATTGAAATATATGGCCCTGAATCGTCAGGTAAAACAACTCTAGCAATACACGCTATTGCTCAAGCTCAGCGTCAAGGTGGCATAGCTGCTTTTATTGATGCTGAACATGCTTTCGATCAAGTATATGCCGCTAATCTTGGTGTTAACATTGATGATTTATTGATATCTCAACCTGATAATGGAGAACAGGCTCTAGAGATTGCTGATAATCTTATCCGATCTGGAGCTATCGATATTTTAGTGGTAGACTCTGTTGCTGCTTTAACGCCTAAAAGTGAGATTGAAGGCGAAATGGGAGACACATCAGTAGGTCTTCATGCTCGATTAATGTCAAAGGCACTGAGGAAATTAACAGGTACTATTAGTAAAACGGGATGTACGTGTATCTTCATTAACCAGTTAAGAGAGAAGATTGGAGTCATGTTTGGTAATCCTGAAACAACTACAGGAGGAAATGCGCTTAAGTTTTATTCTTCAATTCGTTTAGATGTCAGAAGAAGTACAGCCATTAAAGATGCAGATGGTACTATAGGAAATAAAACTAGAGTGAAGGTTGTGAAAAACAAAGTAGCACCCCCATTTAAATTAGTTGAATTTGATATCATGTATGGTTTAGGTATTTCAAAATCTGGTGAAATACTTGATAAATCTGTTGACTTAGAAATTGTTCAAAAAAGTGGTTCATGGTTTAGTTATGAAGGTGAAAAGTTAGGGCAGGGAAGAGATGCTGTGAAACTTGTTTTACAAGATAATCCTGAATTATCAGAAGAGCTTGAAAACAAAATAAAAGATCATATTAATGGTAATAGCTAA
- the uvrA gene encoding excinuclease ABC subunit UvrA, translated as MQSNRKKNNQQEFIHVKGAKMHNLKDLNISIPKKKLIVITGVSGSGKSSLAFDTLFAEGQRRYIESLSSYARQFLGKLQKPDVERIDGLSPAIAIEQKVNTQNPRSTVGTSTEIYEYLKLLFSRIGKTISPISNKEVKKHQVSDVIDYIREQNEGHRIMVLSKVELNSPIENTLNKILLKGFTRVKINNDVVRIDELTDFSSFSKEDNIWIVVDRLTTNHDSDNLSRLADSVEIAFYEGEGRCTLDFGKDELIHFSNLFELDGLVFDFPTEHLFSFNNPFGACKMCEGFGSVLGIDEEKVVPNKSLSVYDGAINCWKGEKLGRWRERFILNSAEHDFPVHRPYIELSEEEKKLLWNGAKGVKGIRQFFQLLERENYKVQNRVMLARFRGKNKCTECDGSRLKKEALFVQVGGKTINDIVHLPLKKVLTLVDGLKLNEKELKISERILKEIKNRLNFLVDVGLGYLTLNRLSSTLSGGESQRINLATSLASSLVGSMYILDEPSIGLHSKDTQKLIKILQSLKELGNTVIVVEHDEEIMMAADEIIDIGPYAGKNGGTVVFQGKLKEIESSENSLTAQYLSQKKSIETPKIRRKVNKSIQIKGARENNLKNIDVTFPLETLTVVTGVSGSGKSSLVKQILFPAVQKTIQGYCSKLGAHDNIEGDYNSIQHIEYINQNPIGRSSRSNPATYLKVYDDIRTLFSRQELAKARGYKSGQFSFNIPGGRCEHCEGEGEIKIEMQFMADVYLKCDNCNGKRFKKETLDIKFSNQNISDILNMTIDEAIDFFKENDTSKIVEKLSPLQKVGLGYVQLGQSSNTLSGGEAQRIKLAFFLSKGNKSEKTLFIFDEPTTGLHFHDINKLLNSFYALIDNGHSIVCVEHNSDVIKCADWIIDLGPEGGDDGGQLMFQGKPEDILKNKKSHTAEHLLQKLGS; from the coding sequence ATGCAATCCAATAGGAAAAAAAACAACCAACAAGAATTCATTCACGTAAAGGGTGCAAAAATGCACAACCTTAAAGATTTGAATATTAGTATTCCTAAGAAAAAACTGATTGTTATCACGGGAGTTTCAGGCTCTGGAAAATCGTCTTTAGCCTTTGACACACTCTTTGCTGAAGGTCAAAGAAGATATATAGAAAGTCTATCCTCCTACGCTAGGCAGTTTCTTGGTAAGCTTCAAAAACCAGATGTTGAACGAATTGATGGACTTTCACCTGCTATTGCCATAGAGCAAAAAGTAAATACACAAAATCCTCGTTCTACAGTTGGGACATCTACAGAAATTTATGAATACCTAAAACTTTTATTTTCAAGAATAGGTAAAACCATTTCCCCTATCTCCAACAAAGAAGTTAAAAAACACCAAGTTAGTGACGTCATTGATTATATAAGGGAACAAAATGAAGGACATCGCATAATGGTTCTTTCAAAAGTTGAATTAAATTCACCTATAGAAAACACCTTAAATAAGATTCTACTCAAAGGCTTTACAAGAGTTAAAATCAATAACGATGTTGTAAGAATTGATGAGTTAACAGATTTTAGTTCATTCAGCAAAGAAGACAATATTTGGATAGTCGTAGATAGGCTAACCACTAACCATGATAGTGACAACCTCAGCCGTTTGGCAGATAGTGTGGAAATTGCTTTTTATGAAGGAGAAGGAAGATGTACCTTAGATTTTGGTAAAGACGAACTCATTCATTTTTCAAATCTTTTCGAATTAGACGGATTGGTTTTCGACTTCCCAACCGAACATTTATTTAGTTTCAACAATCCATTTGGGGCATGTAAAATGTGTGAAGGTTTTGGATCGGTATTAGGAATTGACGAAGAAAAAGTAGTACCTAATAAATCTCTATCAGTATATGATGGGGCCATAAACTGTTGGAAAGGGGAAAAATTAGGAAGATGGCGTGAACGCTTTATACTTAATTCAGCCGAACATGATTTCCCTGTACACCGCCCATACATTGAGTTATCAGAAGAAGAAAAGAAACTTTTATGGAATGGCGCTAAAGGAGTGAAAGGTATCCGTCAGTTTTTTCAACTTTTAGAAAGGGAAAATTACAAGGTTCAAAACCGAGTGATGTTAGCTAGATTTAGAGGTAAAAATAAATGTACTGAATGTGATGGCTCTCGTCTAAAAAAAGAAGCACTTTTCGTTCAAGTTGGTGGGAAAACAATTAATGATATTGTCCATTTACCTCTGAAAAAAGTGTTAACTCTTGTTGACGGCTTAAAACTGAATGAAAAAGAGTTAAAAATATCAGAAAGAATACTCAAAGAAATTAAAAATCGTCTTAATTTTCTAGTAGATGTAGGTTTAGGTTACTTAACCTTAAATCGTTTATCCTCTACCCTTTCTGGCGGAGAATCTCAGCGAATTAACCTAGCTACCTCACTTGCTAGTAGTTTAGTAGGATCGATGTACATTCTCGATGAACCAAGTATAGGTCTTCACTCCAAGGACACGCAAAAACTTATTAAAATTCTACAATCCTTAAAAGAACTTGGCAACACAGTTATCGTTGTTGAACACGATGAAGAAATAATGATGGCTGCTGATGAAATTATTGATATTGGACCATATGCTGGAAAAAACGGTGGAACTGTTGTTTTTCAAGGGAAATTAAAGGAAATAGAGTCTAGTGAAAACAGTCTTACGGCTCAATACTTATCTCAAAAGAAGAGCATAGAAACACCTAAAATCAGAAGAAAAGTAAACAAGTCTATTCAAATAAAAGGGGCTAGAGAAAATAATTTAAAAAATATCGATGTCACTTTTCCACTAGAGACATTAACCGTTGTTACTGGAGTTAGTGGTTCAGGAAAAAGTTCTCTAGTAAAACAGATACTATTTCCAGCAGTTCAAAAAACAATACAAGGCTACTGCTCAAAATTAGGGGCTCACGATAATATTGAAGGCGATTACAATAGTATTCAACACATTGAATACATCAATCAAAACCCTATAGGACGTTCATCGCGCTCAAACCCCGCCACATACCTAAAAGTGTATGATGACATCAGAACTCTTTTTTCTAGACAAGAATTAGCAAAAGCAAGAGGATATAAAAGCGGACAGTTTTCATTTAACATTCCTGGAGGAAGATGTGAACATTGCGAAGGTGAAGGCGAAATAAAAATTGAAATGCAATTCATGGCGGATGTCTATCTTAAATGCGATAATTGTAATGGTAAACGCTTCAAAAAGGAAACTTTAGATATCAAGTTTTCTAATCAAAATATTTCCGATATCCTAAATATGACCATTGACGAAGCCATTGACTTTTTTAAAGAAAATGATACATCAAAAATCGTTGAAAAATTATCTCCACTACAAAAGGTAGGCTTAGGCTATGTTCAATTAGGTCAATCATCCAATACGCTTAGCGGTGGAGAAGCACAAAGAATTAAACTTGCTTTTTTCCTAAGCAAAGGCAATAAATCAGAAAAGACACTATTTATTTTTGATGAACCAACTACAGGCTTACATTTTCACGATATCAATAAACTATTAAATTCGTTTTATGCTCTAATTGATAATGGACACTCCATCGTTTGTGTAGAACATAATTCAGATGTCATAAAATGTGCCGATTGGATTATTGATTTAGGTCCTGAAGGTGGAGATGACGGTGGCCAATTGATGTTTCAAGGAAAGCCTGAAGACATTTTGAAGAATAAAAAATCACATACAGCTGAACACCTACTGCAAAAATTAGGCTCTTGA
- the ruvX gene encoding Holliday junction resolvase RuvX yields the protein MSRLLAIDYGQKRVGIAVTDNEQIIASGLTTVHSKDVLSFLEDYLKAEEVECFVIGEAKNLDNSPSESARFIEPFVKRLSKTFPDINIVRVDERFSSKIAFQTMIDAGLKKKTRRDKALVDKVSATIILQSYLESRA from the coding sequence ATGTCAAGGTTGTTAGCAATAGATTATGGTCAAAAGCGAGTAGGGATAGCCGTGACTGATAATGAGCAGATTATTGCTTCTGGATTGACAACGGTCCATTCAAAGGATGTTTTATCATTTTTGGAGGACTACCTCAAAGCTGAAGAGGTGGAGTGTTTTGTCATTGGAGAGGCTAAAAATTTAGATAATTCTCCATCAGAAAGCGCTCGCTTTATAGAGCCTTTTGTCAAAAGACTTTCAAAAACTTTTCCCGATATTAATATTGTAAGAGTTGATGAACGCTTTAGTTCTAAAATAGCTTTTCAGACTATGATTGATGCGGGACTAAAGAAGAAAACGAGAAGAGATAAAGCTCTTGTGGATAAGGTAAGTGCCACTATTATTTTACAATCTTATTTGGAGTCAAGAGCCTAA
- a CDS encoding sigma-70 family RNA polymerase sigma factor has translation MLLHKSTDKDLVTAYINGNPNALDELVVRHQSRVISFINSKVKNQQLAEDIFQDAFFKVIKSLNAGKYNEEGKFLPWLMRISHNLVIDYFRKNKRMPKVAQSKSLESFNIFDVIGNGEKSKEDDIMESEQVDTLKRLISELPKEQLEVLVMRHYEDLSFKEISEKTGVSINTALGRMRYALINIRKLMKENNVDLIIN, from the coding sequence ATGTTATTACACAAGTCCACCGACAAAGATTTAGTTACTGCATACATTAATGGAAATCCAAATGCTTTGGATGAATTAGTTGTTAGACATCAGTCAAGAGTAATTAGCTTCATTAATTCCAAAGTTAAAAATCAGCAATTAGCTGAGGATATTTTTCAGGATGCTTTCTTTAAAGTAATCAAATCTCTAAATGCAGGTAAGTATAATGAAGAAGGAAAATTCCTTCCATGGTTAATGCGTATTTCTCATAATTTAGTTATCGACTATTTTAGAAAAAATAAGAGAATGCCTAAGGTAGCTCAATCCAAAAGTTTAGAGAGCTTTAATATTTTTGATGTTATAGGAAATGGTGAAAAATCCAAAGAGGACGATATTATGGAAAGCGAACAAGTTGATACGCTTAAACGATTAATTTCTGAATTGCCGAAAGAGCAACTCGAGGTTTTAGTAATGCGCCATTATGAAGACTTAAGTTTTAAAGAAATCTCTGAAAAGACAGGCGTTAGTATTAATACTGCTTTGGGAAGAATGCGTTATGCGCTAATAAATATTAGAAAACTGATGAAAGAGAATAATGTTGATTTGATTATTAATTAA
- a CDS encoding HD domain-containing protein has protein sequence MNLKKHLNNKIFKIVSQAADELGYETYVIGGYVRDLLLKSNEPKDIDFVCVGSGIELAQKVKTILDVESKVQVFKNFGTAMLKHNDLELEFVGARKESYRTDSRKPIVENGTLEDDQNRRDFSINALAIQLNASHFGELIDPFDGLKDLENKIIRTPLEPNKTYSDDPLRMMRAIRFSCQLNFTIEEGSLEAIKGNAHRLSIISQERITDELNKIILSKKPSIGFKLLFNTQLLHQFFPKMVELHGVEVIDNKGHKDNFYHTLKVLDNISLESDSLWIRWAAILHDIAKPDTKRFEENHGWTFHGHEFLGSKMVPKIFKSLKLPLNEKMKYVQKLVRVHLRPIVLAQEIVSDSAVRRLLFDAGEDINDLMALCDADITSKNPQKVKRYLENFKIVRQKIKDVEERDHIRNMQPPISGEEIIELFDLKPSREIGQLKSAIKEAILDGEISNNKKEAHTFLIKKAAEMGIKTKR, from the coding sequence GTGAATCTCAAAAAACATTTAAATAATAAAATCTTCAAGATAGTTTCTCAAGCTGCAGACGAATTGGGCTATGAAACATATGTAATTGGAGGGTATGTTAGAGATTTACTACTTAAATCTAACGAACCTAAAGATATTGATTTTGTATGTGTAGGAAGTGGAATAGAGTTGGCTCAAAAAGTAAAAACAATCTTAGATGTCGAAAGCAAAGTTCAGGTCTTTAAAAACTTTGGTACGGCTATGCTAAAACACAATGATTTAGAATTAGAGTTTGTTGGAGCTAGAAAAGAATCGTACCGAACAGACTCAAGAAAACCCATTGTAGAAAATGGAACTCTAGAAGATGACCAAAACAGAAGAGACTTTAGCATTAACGCACTAGCAATTCAACTAAATGCCTCTCATTTTGGCGAGCTTATTGACCCTTTTGATGGATTGAAGGATTTAGAAAATAAAATAATAAGAACACCGCTAGAGCCTAATAAAACCTATTCTGACGATCCATTACGAATGATGAGGGCCATACGTTTTTCGTGCCAGTTAAATTTCACCATTGAAGAAGGATCTCTAGAGGCAATTAAAGGAAATGCCCATCGACTTAGCATTATCTCCCAAGAGAGAATTACCGATGAACTCAACAAAATCATTCTGTCAAAAAAGCCATCCATCGGATTTAAATTATTATTTAATACACAACTACTCCATCAATTTTTCCCAAAGATGGTAGAGCTTCATGGTGTAGAGGTTATTGATAACAAAGGACATAAGGATAATTTTTACCATACTCTAAAAGTACTAGATAACATCAGTCTAGAATCCGACAGTTTATGGATTCGGTGGGCAGCTATATTACACGATATTGCCAAACCTGACACCAAACGGTTTGAAGAAAATCATGGCTGGACATTTCACGGTCATGAATTTTTAGGTTCTAAAATGGTTCCTAAAATATTTAAATCTCTGAAACTTCCTCTTAACGAAAAGATGAAATATGTACAGAAACTAGTTCGAGTTCATCTCAGGCCCATTGTTTTAGCTCAAGAAATTGTAAGTGATTCAGCAGTCCGACGTTTACTATTTGATGCAGGAGAAGACATTAACGACCTTATGGCTTTGTGCGATGCAGATATCACTTCAAAAAACCCTCAAAAAGTAAAACGATACCTAGAAAATTTTAAAATCGTAAGACAAAAAATTAAAGACGTAGAAGAGAGAGACCATATCAGAAATATGCAACCTCCTATCAGTGGTGAAGAAATCATTGAACTATTCGACTTAAAGCCTAGCCGAGAAATTGGACAATTAAAGTCTGCCATAAAAGAGGCAATTTTAGACGGCGAAATATCAAATAACAAAAAAGAAGCCCATACTTTTCTGATTAAGAAAGCAGCGGAAATGGGTATCAAAACAAAACGATAA
- a CDS encoding 2,3,4,5-tetrahydropyridine-2,6-dicarboxylate N-succinyltransferase, producing the protein MNNEQKIIIEQAWEDRNLLSDNNTQEAIRSIIEDLDKGKIRVSEKIKDKWQVNEWVKKAVILYFPIQKMETLEAGPLEFHDKMKLKTNYSKLGVRVVPHAVARYGAYLAKGVIMMPSYVNIGAYVDSGTMIDTWATVGSCAQIGKNVHISGGVGIGGVLEPLQASPVIIEDGAFVGSRCIVVEGVKVEEEAVLGANVVLTASTKIFDVTGKEPREYKGRIPKRSVVIPGTYNKTFGAGDYGVSCALIIGQRKESTDKKTSLNDALREYNVAV; encoded by the coding sequence ATGAATAACGAACAAAAAATAATTATTGAACAAGCTTGGGAAGATCGTAATCTACTAAGCGACAATAACACTCAAGAAGCTATACGCTCTATAATTGAAGATCTCGATAAGGGAAAAATTCGAGTCTCCGAAAAAATAAAAGATAAATGGCAGGTAAACGAGTGGGTAAAAAAAGCCGTTATCCTATACTTTCCTATTCAGAAAATGGAAACCCTAGAAGCGGGACCACTGGAGTTTCATGATAAAATGAAACTAAAAACTAACTACAGCAAACTGGGTGTTAGAGTTGTCCCTCACGCAGTAGCAAGATATGGCGCCTATTTAGCAAAGGGAGTTATTATGATGCCGTCATACGTTAATATTGGTGCATATGTTGACTCAGGGACTATGATAGATACATGGGCAACAGTCGGATCATGTGCCCAAATCGGTAAAAATGTACACATTAGTGGTGGTGTAGGAATTGGAGGCGTATTAGAGCCTTTACAAGCTTCACCAGTTATTATTGAAGATGGTGCCTTTGTTGGCTCAAGATGTATTGTAGTAGAAGGCGTTAAAGTCGAAGAAGAAGCTGTTCTTGGAGCAAATGTTGTTCTTACTGCATCAACTAAAATATTTGATGTTACAGGAAAAGAACCTAGAGAATATAAAGGGAGAATACCTAAACGATCTGTCGTAATACCAGGAACATACAATAAAACATTTGGTGCTGGAGATTATGGAGTATCCTGTGCATTAATTATTGGACAAAGAAAAGAAAGCACCGATAAAAAAACCTCTCTTAACGATGCCCTCAGAGAATATAATGTAGCTGTATAA
- a CDS encoding glycosyltransferase family 4 protein, producing MKIGFDAKRAFFNNTGLGNYSRDTIRILGKYFNQNEYHLYTPQNIHNNRLDFLNNQSQYHIHEPHTFLSKTFKSFWRTFTLKYDLEKDDITLFHGLSHEIPLGIHNTNIKSIVSIHDLIAIRFPQYFKRFDRISYINKSRYACQHADKIIAVSQQTKEDIVRFFEIDEKKIDVVYQGCNTIFQSQLPNSYKDEVVTKHQLAAKYLLYVGTIEDRKNLLTILKCLKELPNYNLVVIGSGGKYKQKCLSYIKKHNLASQVTFLSKLDLKEMAAIYQKAELLIYPSFFEGFGIPILEALFSEVPVITTLGGCFSEAGGPSTAYINPSNIKEMKSEIVDICSNPTRRKKMIEEGKNHAQKFTDDKIAEQLMKVYQSI from the coding sequence ATGAAAATTGGTTTTGATGCTAAAAGAGCTTTCTTTAACAATACAGGTCTCGGAAATTATTCCAGAGACACTATTCGTATTTTAGGAAAGTATTTTAATCAAAACGAATACCACCTTTATACCCCGCAGAATATTCATAACAATCGACTTGATTTTCTTAATAATCAATCACAATACCACATACACGAACCCCATACTTTTCTTTCTAAAACATTTAAATCCTTTTGGAGAACATTTACTTTAAAATATGATTTAGAAAAAGATGACATAACACTTTTTCATGGATTAAGCCACGAAATTCCGTTAGGAATCCACAACACAAATATTAAGTCAATCGTAAGTATACATGATTTGATAGCTATTAGGTTTCCACAATATTTCAAACGTTTTGATAGAATATCATACATCAACAAAAGCAGATATGCTTGTCAGCATGCCGATAAAATAATAGCAGTAAGTCAACAAACTAAAGAAGATATTGTTCGATTTTTTGAAATTGATGAAAAGAAAATTGATGTTGTATATCAAGGGTGCAATACTATTTTTCAAAGTCAATTACCAAACAGCTATAAAGATGAAGTGGTTACTAAACATCAATTGGCCGCAAAATACCTTTTATACGTTGGTACTATTGAAGATCGTAAAAACCTCTTAACTATTCTCAAATGCTTAAAAGAACTTCCAAATTACAATTTAGTAGTTATTGGTTCTGGTGGAAAGTACAAGCAAAAATGTTTAAGCTATATCAAAAAACATAATCTAGCAAGTCAAGTCACTTTTTTAAGTAAGTTAGATTTAAAGGAAATGGCAGCTATTTACCAGAAAGCTGAACTATTAATTTACCCTTCCTTTTTTGAAGGCTTTGGCATTCCAATACTTGAAGCATTATTTTCAGAAGTGCCAGTAATCACAACATTAGGCGGTTGTTTTTCAGAAGCAGGAGGGCCAAGCACAGCATACATAAACCCTTCCAACATCAAAGAAATGAAAAGTGAAATAGTAGATATTTGCTCAAATCCTACACGACGTAAAAAGATGATTGAAGAAGGGAAAAATCATGCTCAAAAATTTACGGATGATAAAATTGCAGAACAGTTAATGAAAGTATACCAAAGTATATAA
- the bcp gene encoding thioredoxin-dependent thiol peroxidase gives MKTLCEGDNAPDFGVVNQDNKLVNLQSFKGKKVILYFYPKDSTPGCTVESCNLRDSYSELTALGFEVIGVSADSVESHQKFIAKNDLPFDLLSDTDKKVIDAYGVWGPKKFMGKEHEGIHRTTFVIDENGVVERVFSKVKTKEHTQQILETYKK, from the coding sequence ATGAAAACATTATGCGAAGGCGACAATGCACCAGATTTTGGGGTCGTAAATCAAGATAACAAGTTGGTTAATTTACAGTCATTTAAGGGGAAGAAAGTCATATTATACTTTTACCCTAAAGACAGTACTCCAGGATGTACAGTTGAAAGCTGTAATTTGCGTGATAGCTATTCAGAGTTAACCGCTTTAGGTTTTGAAGTAATAGGCGTTAGTGCTGACAGTGTAGAGTCTCATCAAAAGTTTATTGCAAAAAATGACCTGCCTTTTGATTTGCTTTCTGACACAGATAAAAAAGTAATTGATGCCTACGGAGTGTGGGGTCCAAAAAAGTTCATGGGTAAAGAGCATGAAGGAATTCACAGAACAACTTTTGTAATTGATGAAAATGGAGTCGTTGAGCGGGTTTTTAGTAAGGTGAAAACCAAGGAGCATACTCAACAAATTTTAGAAACATATAAAAAATAA
- a CDS encoding threonylcarbamoyl-AMP synthase — protein sequence MKEDLTKCLTVLQNGGLILYPTDTVWGIGCDATNSDAIKKIYDLKGRITSKALITLVSSEVMLERTVVDIPSIAWDLIDAATSPLTIIYDKVKGISDAAIAEDGTCGIRLTDDSFCKQLIQRFGKPIISTSANQSGQPTPMTFSEIDEHILKGVDFVVNFRQNENNKKTASNIIKLQNNGAIKIIR from the coding sequence ATGAAGGAAGACTTAACAAAATGCTTAACAGTTTTACAGAATGGAGGGCTTATTTTATACCCTACCGATACTGTATGGGGAATTGGATGTGATGCCACAAATTCTGATGCCATAAAAAAAATATATGATTTGAAAGGTAGGATAACTTCTAAAGCCTTAATAACTCTAGTATCTTCTGAAGTGATGTTAGAACGAACTGTTGTAGATATTCCTAGTATAGCGTGGGATTTGATAGATGCGGCTACAAGTCCACTAACTATTATCTACGACAAGGTTAAAGGAATTTCAGATGCCGCTATTGCTGAAGATGGCACGTGTGGTATTCGTCTTACCGATGATTCATTTTGTAAACAACTCATTCAGCGCTTTGGAAAACCAATAATTTCTACTTCAGCAAATCAGAGTGGACAGCCTACGCCTATGACATTTTCAGAGATTGACGAACATATTTTGAAAGGAGTGGATTTCGTAGTAAATTTCCGACAAAATGAGAACAACAAAAAAACAGCATCTAACATCATAAAACTCCAAAACAATGGAGCAATCAAAATCATCAGATAA
- the nth gene encoding endonuclease III — protein sequence MNKKERFKLFVDYFDEYMPIAETELLYSNGFELLVAVILSAQCTDKRVNQVTPALFQAFPVPEAMALSSKDEIFHYIRSVSYPNNKSKHLVGMANMLVNDFNSKVPMTVDELQLLPGVGRKTANVVASVLYDVPTMPVDTHVFRVSERVGLTTRAKNPLESEKQLVKGFPKDKLNIAHHWLILHGRYVCLARRPKCNECGISSFCSYFKKNS from the coding sequence ATGAATAAAAAAGAACGTTTTAAGTTATTTGTTGACTACTTTGATGAGTATATGCCAATAGCTGAAACTGAACTTCTTTATTCAAATGGTTTTGAGTTGTTGGTTGCTGTTATATTATCTGCACAATGCACCGACAAACGTGTAAATCAAGTAACACCAGCTTTATTCCAAGCCTTTCCTGTTCCAGAAGCGATGGCATTGTCTTCGAAGGATGAAATTTTTCATTACATACGTTCTGTAAGTTATCCCAATAACAAGTCAAAACATTTAGTTGGAATGGCTAATATGCTTGTTAATGACTTTAATTCAAAAGTGCCTATGACTGTTGATGAACTTCAATTGCTTCCAGGAGTAGGTCGTAAAACAGCAAATGTTGTCGCTTCAGTTTTGTATGATGTTCCGACTATGCCTGTAGATACTCATGTTTTTAGAGTTTCTGAAAGAGTAGGGCTTACAACTAGAGCCAAGAACCCTCTAGAAAGTGAAAAGCAATTAGTTAAGGGCTTCCCTAAAGATAAGTTGAATATAGCCCATCATTGGCTCATCTTGCACGGTAGATATGTCTGTTTAGCAAGAAGACCAAAGTGTAATGAATGTGGTATTTCATCTTTTTGCTCCTACTTTAAAAAGAATAGCTGA